One window of the Triticum dicoccoides isolate Atlit2015 ecotype Zavitan chromosome 3B, WEW_v2.0, whole genome shotgun sequence genome contains the following:
- the LOC119276463 gene encoding 50S ribosomal protein L12-1, chloroplastic, translating to MASTTFSSAFSILSLPSSSPSPSASAPRTLPVANRRRRAVAVASTATESPKVLELGDAIAGLTLEEARNLVDHLQERLGVSAASFAPAAAVAAPAAAAAEEAPVEKTEFDVVIEEVPSSARIATIKVVRALTNLALKEAKDLIEGLPKKLKEAVSKDEAEEAKKQLEGVGAKVSIA from the coding sequence ATGGCTTCCACCACGTTCTCCTCCGCCTTCTCcatcctctctctcccctcctcctCACCATCCCCCTCCGCATCGGCCCCCAGGACCCTCCCCgtcgccaaccgccgccgccgcgccgtcgccgtcgcctccacCGCCACTGAGTCCCCGAAGGTCCTTGAGCTCGGCGACGCCAttgccgggctcacccttgaggaGGCTCGCAACCTTGTCGACCATCTCCAAGAACGTCTTGGCGTCTCTGCCGCCTCCTTCGCTCCCGCTGCCGCGGTCGCGGCTCCCGCCGCGGCGGCGGCCGAGGAGGCACCGGTCGAGAAGACGGAGTTCGATGTGGTCATCGAGGAGGTGCCCAGCAGCGCGCGTATCGCAACCATCAAGGTTGTGCGCGCACTGACCAACCTGGCGCTAAAGGAGGCCAAGGATCTTATCGAGGGTCTCCCAAAGAAGCTCAAGGAGGCAGTGAGCAAGGACGAGGCCGAggaggccaagaagcagctcgagggagTCGGCGCCAAGGTTTCCATAGCGTGA